The proteins below are encoded in one region of Citrobacter enshiensis:
- a CDS encoding CidA/LrgA family protein, whose protein sequence is MSKSLNIVWQYLRAFVLIYACLYAGIFIASLLPITIPGSIIGMLILFVLLALQILPAKWVNPGCYVLIRYMALLFVPIGVGVMQYFDLLRAQFGPVIVSCAISTLVVFLVVSWSSHIVHGERKVIGQKGSKQ, encoded by the coding sequence ATGAGTAAATCACTGAATATCGTCTGGCAATATTTACGCGCATTTGTGCTGATCTATGCCTGCTTATATGCGGGTATTTTTATTGCGTCGCTGCTTCCCATCACGATTCCCGGCAGCATCATCGGTATGCTGATCCTGTTCGTCTTACTGGCGCTGCAAATTCTGCCGGCAAAATGGGTCAACCCAGGTTGCTACGTACTTATTCGTTATATGGCGTTACTTTTCGTTCCCATTGGCGTTGGCGTGATGCAGTACTTTGACTTGCTGCGCGCGCAGTTCGGACCCGTTATTGTCTCCTGCGCGATAAGTACGCTGGTCGTATTTCTGGTGGTTAGCTGGAGCTCACATATTGTGCACGGCGAACGAAAAGTGATTGGGCAGAAAGGATCAAAACAATGA